The Cytophagia bacterium CHB2 genome contains the following window.
GCATCATTCCTATTTCAACCTCAAAGGCGAAGGCAGCAGCGATATTTTGGGGCACGTCTTGACGATTCATGCCGAGGAGTTCACGCCGGTCAACGCCGGTTTGATCCCGACCGGCGAGCTTGCCAAAGTGAAGGGCACGCCGTTTGATTTTTCAACGCCCACGGCCATCGGCGCGAGAATCATGGCGGATCATCAACAATTGAAATACGGTGGCGGCTATGATCACAATTGGGTTTTAAAAAAACGCGCCGGCGCTTTGGAACTAGCCGCCACTGTTCATGAGCCGGCCTCCGGGCGCATGATGGAAGTTTGGACGACGGAGCCGGGATTACAATTCTACAGCGGTAATTTTCTTGACGGGCATCTCACCGGCAAGAGCGGCAAGCCGCATAATTATCGCTCAGGCTTTTGCCTGGAAACCCAGCATTTCCCCGACTCACCAAATCAGCCCAAATTCCCGAATACCATTTTGCGTCCTGATGAAAAATATGAATCACTCACGATTTATAAGTTCACCGTCAAAAAATGATGCCTTTAAGTCACCATTTTCGTTTAGGAACGCATTTAAATGACTTTCTCATTTTTGAAACCGCGAAATCCGCTTACAGAAAGCTTTTTAGTTCCGGCTCGTCCGGATTAGGACTTTTTCTCGCAAGCCGCAGTGAAGTTGCTGTATCGGTTCTTGACAGCAAAAAAACAAGGTGTGTTGTGTATAATGAAGTTTGAAATTTTGGTTCTATGCTGTTCTGTGTGGGCCGCACGAATACGCCGAAGGCGTTCAACAACAAAGCCGAGAGTCGCGCGCAGCGCACCCTCGGAAAACAACCATGCCCACGAGAACTCTGAAAGAGTTCGACAAAAAAATGTTATGGTCGCCGGCCCGTCGTTCATTTTCGTTAAGGTTTTTGTTTTAGGATGCAATTTTTGTTGAACACCTTTGGTGTTCTTTAGAATTGGGTGTTAGATTACCCAGGGTGCCCAGAAACTGGGTGCCCTGGGCTGAGTTGTACAACGCCTTCGGCGTATGATTTATCACAGTATGTCATGGGCACGCAATTACCCACACTAATCAGCACCGAACCGAAATTTTTGTATCAAAGTGAACTTGTTTTTGAATCACTTCAAGCAATTTATTTTTTTGAACATACTCCTGAGCAGGGCTAACCAGGCGAAAATCAAATTTTCGCTTTTCATGAAATTATTTGCTTGACATTACCGTAATAAATGGTTATTTTTTTTGCGAAAATTGAACCGATTCAAAAGTTTTATTGGAAGTACAGCCGCTTAATCTCAACTGCAGTTCTTTCCGCACCGCGATAAACGTTTTTGCAGAATTGTTCATTTGATTTTGTAATCGAATCAAGTAACTCTAGCATAGACGTGAAAACCGTGAGAATAACCAAGCGCGTATTGCCGTTCCCAAAATCCTTTCTTCTCTCCTTAAAAAAAGCAAAAGTAAGTAAGTCTAAATTGGTCTCTTGCCTGTAACCGATTTGAACAACGCCGTTGCTGTTCCTAAGTTGGGTGTTATGCTTTCAAGAGATAGGTCGCTTTTAATCAATTAAAAGTGAAGTCGTTGCTCTAAAAGCAAAAAATTTTTGTAAGCGGATTTTATGGTAAACGGATATTGCCCTTGCTTTATCTCTTACCCCCAAATCCGCTTGCCGAGATCCTCGGAGTTGTGACTTGCTTGTGTTGAGTCTTTGTAAGCGCTTCAATTTTATCTATTAATCGTTTGGATCAAATCACACAGGCTTTATCGCAAGATTTCAGACGTCCCTCGTTTTCGAAATTTGAGAGGCGTCCCCAATCTCGCAGCCTGTTCAGAGTTTTGTTTTGAGATGTCTTTCTTCTTCTAAGAGGGAGATTACAATGAAGATCATGACGAAAGTACTCTCGCTGCTTATAATGCTCTTTTTGGCCTCGTCCTTATATGCAGCGCCTTCCGGGAAAATATCTGGCCAAGTAAAAGCGGCAGACACCGGGGAGCCGCTTCCGGGAGCAAACGTTTTTCTCGAGGGCACAAAATTGGGATCCTCCACCGACCTGAATGGCCGATTTGTCATCCCGAGTGTGCCGGTTGGGAATTATAAACTGAAGATAACCTATATTGGTTATCAGAGTAAAAAAATTGATATTTCTGTTGAAGACGGCCAGGAGCTTAAGCAAGCCATTGCTCTGAGCTCGGAGATTATTCAGGGTAAAGAAATCGTCGTTACTGCCCAGGCGGAAGGACAATTAGGGGCAATCAATCTGCAACTGGCTTCCGATAAAATTGCGAATGTTGTCTCCGAGCAAAGAATTCAGGAGCTGCCGGATTTCAATGCGGCGCAGGCCATCAGCCGCTTACCGGGCATTTCAACAACACAAAGTTCCGGTGAAGATAATAAGGTTGTTATTCGTGGGTTGTCACCTCAGTATAATTCTATCGAAGTTGAAGGCGTTACGCTTTCTGCAACCGGGAGTTCACAAATCGGGCTTTCCTCAAATCCTGAAATAGCCGCGCAAAATATCAGTAATGACCGCAGTGTGGACCTCACGATGGTATCGCCGTACATGATTAGGACGATTGCGGTTTACAAGTCGCTGACGCCCGACATGAACGCCAATTCGATAGGCGGAACCGTGAATATGGAATTAAGAGAAGCCCCGGCAGGCCTTCACACAGATCTTTTGTTTCAAGGGGGCCATACGGCCAAGAGTAATACGTATGGAAACTACCGGGCCGTCGCATCCGGAAGTCAACGCTTTTTTAATGAGAAGCTTGGCGTCTATGGGCTTTTTAACGCCGAATCCTACGATCGCGATGCCGACAACATGGATGCTGTTTATGGCATTGCCTCATCGGTTATAGATTCGGTAACCAGGTTTCGTCCGGTGCAAGTTAATACGGTGACATTTAACCGGCATGTGGAAACCAGAAAACGTTACGGAGGAAATTTAATTTTAGATTATAACCTCCCGAGAGGATCGCTTAAGTTTGTCAATATGTTTGCCAGGTTAAATTCGGATTTTACGGATCACCGCCAGAACATCCGATACGATAGTGGCAGAATGGAATGGCAGCTTCGGGTGGGCGAAAATGTCACAGACCAGCAATTGCACTCTCTCAAATTGGAGTATGATTTAGGATTTTTGAGTGCAGATCTATCTGCCAATTACACCGCGTCCAGCAACGTATTGGATAAGTCGCCTCGAATAAACTTCAATCAAACCGATGCCTTGCAAGCCGGCGTACGCCGTGACAATCAGAAGCCCGAAGATCTCACGTATCTGCTGACGAACTTTAAGGGAGTCAATGAAGTCGTGCTCAGAAGTGGTGATTTGCTGAGCAGCGACTATCAGGAGGAGAAATATACCTACAAAGCAGATTTTGAGCTCCCATTTAATCTTGGCACCGGAGCCAGCGGTTTCTTCAAATTTGGCGGCCAAGTCAACAACCAATCCAATTCCACCGATCAGGAAACGCCTTATTTAGGATTTGGGGGAGGTGCAGATGTTAATACTGGTACCAACATTCAGCCCTCGATGATTCGAGGCATAAGGGATCAGTTTGGCTTGGTCACGAATAACAGCGGCGATTTGACGGGGGAATGGTTTATCAATAGCGAAAGTAAACTCTACAACGCCTTTTTGGATGATAGGTTTGGAGATATCTTTTATGCCTCCAACCCGGTTTTGCTGACGAACATATTAAACTATATTATCGGCAACCCTGCCTTCAATGCCTCCAATCGCGATTTTAGTTCCGGCGCCCAAGGCGGCTGGTATGATGGACCCTACCAGCAGCTTACCAACGACTACAAATATGACGAAGACTATTACGCCGGTTATGCGATGACGAATTTTAGTTTCCTGGACTTCACGGTGATCGGCGGAGCGCGTTATGAAAAGGTGAAAACCAAGTACTTTGCCTATAACGCGAGAGATCAAAGGAATGCCCAAACACAGGTGATGTACGATACCACGGATTTTAAGGAAAACGAATTCTGGCTACCGATGGGGCAGGTTAAGTACTCTCCCTTTGATTGGTTGGATATTCGTTACGCTTACACGCAGACGCTTGCCCGGCCGGATTACCAAGCCATTAGCCCGAAGTTTACCATCACGCAGGGTAACCAGATATACACCGGCAACCCGGAGTTGAAACCAGCAAAAGCCCAAAATCATGACGTCAACGTGACGTTTTTTTCCAACAAATTAGGGCTTCTGACGATAGGCGGTTTTTACAAAACTATAGAGAACTTTGTCTATACCGCAAATTATCAGTTGGATGCCGCTGATTTAGCCGGGCTTGACACGCTCTCCCGCTACCAGATTGTCCGCAATGGAGCCCTGGTGGTAACCCCGGTCCTGACGAGCGGCAGATCGAACGCCAGTGTGTTTCGGCCTTTGAATAATCCTTTTGATGCGACCGTCAAGGGGCTTGAATTTGACTTCCAGCACCGGTTCTGGTACGCGCCCGGGTTGTTGAATGATCTGATTTTGGGAATCAACTATGCGCGGATTAAATCTGAAACCAAGTATCCATTCTTCAAAACCCAGGTCATTCCAGGCACGAGACCTCCTCAATTCGGCCTGGTCGATAGCTCATCCACCGGACGATTGCTTAACCAGCCCAATCACGTTCTGAATGCCTATGTCGGTTATGATTACAGAGGCTTTTCTTCCCGGCTCTCGTTTGTTTTCCAGGATAACTCGGCCAGAGGCAATGGCGGGGAGTTTCCGGAAAACGACTCCTTCACGAAAGAATATTTCCGCATGGATTTCTCGGCCCGTCAAAAGCTTCCCTACTTCAAGAGCGAGCTGTTCCTGGATGTCAGCAATCTGAATGATAGGAATACCAGTTGGGTCCAAAAGTCAACCGAAGGGTTCAGAGGCATCGAAAACTACGGCTTGACGGCAAATCTCGGCTTAAGAGTAAGGTATTAACCTTGATGAAATTCATCGCCAGTTCGTCAAACTTATTTAACGCAAGAAGGGAGTAAGCCATGAAGCACTCATTACTGTTTCTCCTGGTAATGCTTTGCTTTAGCAGTATGCTGTATGCTCAAAAAGATACAGTATCTGTGCAAGGGTACTACGAATCCGGAAACCAATACGGTACCCTGAACGATGCCATTGACGCCGCCATAGCTAATGGCACGATCAACACTACCGTCTTTAAGTTGACGCCGTATGAGATCTATGTGCTGAATCGAAGTATTTATTTAGACCATGGGCAGAACCTTGAAATTGTCGCCCCAAAGCCGCTCCGGGCCGGTGAGGGAACTGCTGAAGAAGTACAAAACTCTGCGCCCCCCCAAATCGTTTGGACGGAGGAACCCATTGACCGGGGATATATTATCCAAAGCTATGGGGATGTCGTGATGAAGAATATCTGGGTACGATACGCGGATATTTTGGGCAACAAAGTGGCGAGTTCTTCTATTGTGTTTGAAAATCAGCAGGATGCCAACGATCCCGAGCAGGGCGATTTTGACGGCTGCATTTTTGATTATGCCGGAATCGGGGTTGAGGCGGGAGGCGCGATTACCGTAAAAGCAAATCACTTCGTCGGTAATTTCACCAACTGCTACTTCCGGAATCTTTCCGATAACCATTTCCAGTATTATGGGCGCGCCGTCTCTTTTCCCTATCAAAGCACAGAGTGGCACTACGACAAGCTTCTCTTTGAAAACTGCACCTTTACCAATATCAGCCGAATCGTCATGGAGGAAGCTAACGAGTACGGCGACAACATTCATATCAACCACTGCACCATGTTGAATTCGATAGAATGGGTCGTTCAGACTCAGGGCTTGTTGAGAAATGCGTCGATAACAAACTCTATTTTTTTAAACCCTAATGTGTTGGGATATCGCGCGCTTGACGTGTGTGAACCGGGCCAGACTTACAATGATTTCCTCGCGGGAAGATGCGATCCCCCGGGCGGTGGTTTGCTTAACGGCATAACTCCGGTAGACTCACTCAGCATTGTCGTTCCCTTTACGGACTATGATCGAAAGCTTTTTATCGGCAACAATGTTTATGCCTTTTCAGATTACATGAAAGCCTGGTATACGGAATGTGATTGGTGCCGGGAACAAACGCGGCAGCGACGGCCTGAGGAGTTGTTTCATCCACCCCCGATGCTGGGTGAAAACGAGATCGCGTTTATCGACTCCGTGGACGCGCAGGGCAACAAGGCGTTCAAAACCATGAACGTTGACTGGTCGACCATCTACGACGTGGATCCGGGTTTCATCGTCGAAGCCACCAACCAGGATACCTTTCTGCTTTTCGTACGATACAAATGGAACAGCAATGCCGATGTTGACTGGTCCTATCGGCCAGATGCAGGATTCAAACAAACCTGGCCGCTGCCCGAGAATCTGGCCTACAGCAATGTGGCATATCAGACCGCAGCCATGGGCGGGTTTCCCTTGGGAGATTTGAATTGGTATCCGGACAAGCTGGAAGCATGGAAGGCCCAAAGAGACGCGGAATGGACAACGATCAATAATTGGCTCACGTATGGTACACCCACCCCGTCGAGTGTAAAAGAAACCGCGGGGCCTGCGCCAACAAACTACTCACTAGAGCAGAATTATCCGAATCCGTTTAACCCGACAACTCAGATCGAGTACTCCATCCCGACGGCAGGTTTTGTATCGTTGAAAGTATTCAATGCTCTGGGACAGGAAGTCGCAACGATATTTAGCGGCCATCAGAAGCCTGGAAGGTATGTTGCGACATTCGACGCTTCCGGGTTGTCAAGCGGCGTTTATATGTACCGGTTGCAAGCAGACGGCGTTTCTATTATTAAGAAACTCCTTTTGATGGAGTGATAAACGGCAGTATCGACTTGCGTGCATAATCCCGGCGAAAGCCTGGCTTTGTTTTCGCCGGGATCATGCAAAGAAGGTTTTTCCGATGATAAATTAGGGAGGTGGTTAAGCTTAACTGAATTGTGACTCACATGGCCTGAAATGATGAAATGCAATTACTGAAGTTGTTGCAAGCGTTC
Protein-coding sequences here:
- a CDS encoding TonB-dependent receptor, whose amino-acid sequence is MKIMTKVLSLLIMLFLASSLYAAPSGKISGQVKAADTGEPLPGANVFLEGTKLGSSTDLNGRFVIPSVPVGNYKLKITYIGYQSKKIDISVEDGQELKQAIALSSEIIQGKEIVVTAQAEGQLGAINLQLASDKIANVVSEQRIQELPDFNAAQAISRLPGISTTQSSGEDNKVVIRGLSPQYNSIEVEGVTLSATGSSQIGLSSNPEIAAQNISNDRSVDLTMVSPYMIRTIAVYKSLTPDMNANSIGGTVNMELREAPAGLHTDLLFQGGHTAKSNTYGNYRAVASGSQRFFNEKLGVYGLFNAESYDRDADNMDAVYGIASSVIDSVTRFRPVQVNTVTFNRHVETRKRYGGNLILDYNLPRGSLKFVNMFARLNSDFTDHRQNIRYDSGRMEWQLRVGENVTDQQLHSLKLEYDLGFLSADLSANYTASSNVLDKSPRINFNQTDALQAGVRRDNQKPEDLTYLLTNFKGVNEVVLRSGDLLSSDYQEEKYTYKADFELPFNLGTGASGFFKFGGQVNNQSNSTDQETPYLGFGGGADVNTGTNIQPSMIRGIRDQFGLVTNNSGDLTGEWFINSESKLYNAFLDDRFGDIFYASNPVLLTNILNYIIGNPAFNASNRDFSSGAQGGWYDGPYQQLTNDYKYDEDYYAGYAMTNFSFLDFTVIGGARYEKVKTKYFAYNARDQRNAQTQVMYDTTDFKENEFWLPMGQVKYSPFDWLDIRYAYTQTLARPDYQAISPKFTITQGNQIYTGNPELKPAKAQNHDVNVTFFSNKLGLLTIGGFYKTIENFVYTANYQLDAADLAGLDTLSRYQIVRNGALVVTPVLTSGRSNASVFRPLNNPFDATVKGLEFDFQHRFWYAPGLLNDLILGINYARIKSETKYPFFKTQVIPGTRPPQFGLVDSSSTGRLLNQPNHVLNAYVGYDYRGFSSRLSFVFQDNSARGNGGEFPENDSFTKEYFRMDFSARQKLPYFKSELFLDVSNLNDRNTSWVQKSTEGFRGIENYGLTANLGLRVRY
- a CDS encoding T9SS type A sorting domain-containing protein translates to MKHSLLFLLVMLCFSSMLYAQKDTVSVQGYYESGNQYGTLNDAIDAAIANGTINTTVFKLTPYEIYVLNRSIYLDHGQNLEIVAPKPLRAGEGTAEEVQNSAPPQIVWTEEPIDRGYIIQSYGDVVMKNIWVRYADILGNKVASSSIVFENQQDANDPEQGDFDGCIFDYAGIGVEAGGAITVKANHFVGNFTNCYFRNLSDNHFQYYGRAVSFPYQSTEWHYDKLLFENCTFTNISRIVMEEANEYGDNIHINHCTMLNSIEWVVQTQGLLRNASITNSIFLNPNVLGYRALDVCEPGQTYNDFLAGRCDPPGGGLLNGITPVDSLSIVVPFTDYDRKLFIGNNVYAFSDYMKAWYTECDWCREQTRQRRPEELFHPPPMLGENEIAFIDSVDAQGNKAFKTMNVDWSTIYDVDPGFIVEATNQDTFLLFVRYKWNSNADVDWSYRPDAGFKQTWPLPENLAYSNVAYQTAAMGGFPLGDLNWYPDKLEAWKAQRDAEWTTINNWLTYGTPTPSSVKETAGPAPTNYSLEQNYPNPFNPTTQIEYSIPTAGFVSLKVFNALGQEVATIFSGHQKPGRYVATFDASGLSSGVYMYRLQADGVSIIKKLLLME